Proteins encoded in a region of the Nonomuraea helvata genome:
- the fxlM gene encoding methyltransferase, FxLD system: MDFAEQRQALVDRLRERQEISGRVAAALLAVPRHLFLPGVAPEDAYRDEPIVTKRDDAGLPISSSSQPAIMATMLDQLGVEPGQRVLEIGTGTGYNAALLAHLVGPHGHVVSVDIDADVVAQARLNLAAAGMSQVEAVCADGAQGHAASAPYDRLIATVGVWDLAPAWLEQLGAGGRLVAPLDLRGVQASVAFERSGDHWAGRSVAPCGFMRMRGPFTGPEEVVVLRRDPGLMLALPERREIGDVPAALDAAPAEIAVPEVGAAHVPGFSLWLALHEPRWCALSGKLGRGYGMSVGLVEGDGIALLAAEGSHVARGRAATGDGVVAQGHGPGGAELAAELAGHVQAWAEAGRPDMGDLRVAAYPGRSRTAAGGTVIRKRHTTLVLSFMDA; the protein is encoded by the coding sequence ATGGACTTCGCGGAGCAGCGGCAGGCCCTGGTGGACCGGCTGCGGGAGCGCCAGGAGATCAGCGGGCGCGTGGCCGCCGCGCTGCTGGCGGTGCCGCGTCACCTCTTCCTGCCCGGCGTCGCCCCCGAGGACGCCTACCGCGACGAGCCCATCGTCACCAAGCGCGACGACGCGGGCCTGCCGATCAGCTCGTCCTCCCAGCCCGCGATCATGGCCACGATGCTCGACCAGCTCGGCGTCGAGCCGGGGCAGCGGGTCCTCGAGATCGGCACGGGCACCGGCTACAACGCGGCGCTGCTCGCCCACCTCGTGGGGCCGCACGGGCACGTGGTGAGCGTGGACATCGACGCCGACGTCGTCGCCCAGGCCCGGCTGAACCTGGCCGCCGCCGGGATGTCGCAGGTGGAGGCGGTCTGCGCCGACGGCGCCCAGGGGCATGCCGCGTCGGCCCCGTACGACCGCCTGATCGCCACGGTCGGCGTGTGGGACCTGGCCCCGGCCTGGCTGGAGCAACTGGGCGCCGGCGGGCGGCTGGTGGCGCCGCTCGACCTGCGCGGCGTGCAGGCGTCCGTCGCCTTCGAGCGCTCCGGCGACCACTGGGCGGGCCGGTCGGTCGCGCCCTGCGGGTTCATGCGGATGCGCGGGCCGTTCACCGGCCCGGAGGAGGTCGTGGTGCTGCGCCGCGACCCCGGCCTGATGCTGGCGCTGCCCGAGCGGCGCGAGATCGGCGACGTGCCGGCCGCGCTGGACGCGGCGCCGGCCGAGATCGCCGTGCCTGAGGTGGGAGCGGCCCACGTCCCGGGCTTCTCGCTCTGGCTGGCGTTGCACGAACCCCGGTGGTGCGCACTCAGCGGGAAGCTGGGCCGTGGCTACGGCATGAGCGTCGGCCTCGTCGAAGGCGACGGCATCGCGCTGCTCGCCGCCGAGGGCTCGCACGTGGCCCGCGGCCGGGCGGCCACCGGTGACGGGGTGGTGGCCCAGGGTCACGGGCCCGGTGGGGCCGAGCTGGCGGCCGAGCTGGCCGGGCACGTCCAGGCGTGGGCCGAGGCCGGCCGCCCGGACATGGGCGATCTCCGCGTGGCGGCGTATCCGGGCCGCTCCCGGACGGCGGCCGGTGGGACGGTCATCCGCAAACGGCACACCACGCTGGTGCTGAGCTTCATGGACGCCTGA
- a CDS encoding alpha/beta fold hydrolase, with protein sequence MRYFARLAGRAVAGAGVLALSPVLGLAALAGMAMVGAEPTAFAVTGLAVFASVFFLGLLLCVPRPRAAWGRWLRAALILGVEAAVVWHVSVATLRPPAAPAPLAPVAGQREWRLPTGSELAYVRLAPKRVTRPDPVVFLHGGPGVADLAASAAFFRKLTADGYQVYVYDQLGAGRSARLPDPRGYGLTRDVADLEAIREAVGASRLNLIAQDYGTRLAAAYVTAHPDRVAKAVLASPVWEDQGRQPGGPVEKAAVVGRDGTPDPRLLAVSTLLRVEPPAAHAFAGDRELDGYLDLVRRGAAHPCPAAPTAGSGGYVGLTAPSAPGAPRPSMTEVTAPVLIVKAACDEQSWAAATEFRRALPSATFAYLGGGTYRSEAYLGLLRAFLTGRQVRAYEGDAPPPDYRGPR encoded by the coding sequence ATGAGGTATTTCGCCAGGCTGGCCGGGCGGGCGGTCGCGGGTGCCGGAGTGCTGGCGCTCTCGCCGGTCCTGGGGCTGGCCGCGCTGGCGGGGATGGCGATGGTGGGCGCGGAGCCGACGGCGTTCGCGGTGACGGGGCTGGCGGTGTTCGCGTCCGTCTTCTTCCTGGGGCTGCTGCTGTGCGTGCCGAGGCCGAGGGCGGCGTGGGGGCGGTGGCTGCGGGCCGCGCTGATCCTCGGTGTGGAGGCGGCGGTGGTCTGGCACGTGAGCGTGGCCACGCTGCGCCCGCCTGCGGCCCCTGCTCCCCTGGCGCCCGTGGCCGGGCAGCGGGAGTGGCGGCTGCCGACCGGCTCGGAGCTGGCGTACGTACGGCTCGCGCCGAAGCGCGTCACCCGGCCGGACCCCGTGGTGTTCCTGCACGGCGGGCCCGGGGTGGCGGACCTGGCGGCGTCCGCGGCGTTCTTCCGGAAGCTGACGGCGGACGGCTACCAGGTCTACGTCTACGACCAGCTCGGCGCCGGGCGCTCGGCGCGGCTGCCGGACCCGCGCGGGTACGGCCTGACCCGCGACGTCGCGGACCTCGAGGCCATCCGCGAGGCCGTGGGCGCCAGCCGCCTGAACCTGATCGCCCAGGACTACGGCACCCGGCTCGCGGCCGCCTACGTCACCGCCCACCCGGACCGCGTGGCCAAGGCGGTCCTCGCCTCGCCCGTGTGGGAGGACCAGGGGCGGCAGCCGGGCGGCCCGGTCGAGAAGGCGGCGGTGGTCGGCCGGGACGGCACGCCCGACCCGCGCCTGCTCGCCGTCTCCACGCTGCTGCGGGTGGAGCCGCCGGCGGCGCACGCGTTCGCGGGCGACCGGGAGCTGGACGGCTACCTCGACCTCGTCCGCCGGGGCGCCGCGCATCCGTGCCCCGCCGCCCCGACGGCCGGCTCCGGAGGCTACGTCGGTCTGACCGCGCCGTCCGCGCCCGGCGCGCCGCGGCCGAGCATGACCGAGGTGACGGCGCCCGTGCTGATCGTCAAGGCGGCCTGCGACGAGCAGAGCTGGGCCGCGGCCACGGAGTTCCGGCGGGCGCTGCCCTCGGCGACGTTCGCCTACCTCGGCGGCGGCACGTACCGGAGCGAGGCCTACCTCGGGCTCCTGCGCGCGTTCCTGACCGGCCGCCAGGTTCGCGCGTACGAGGGCGATGCCCCTCCCCCGGACTACCGCGGCCCCCGCTGA
- a CDS encoding exo-alpha-sialidase, with protein MARSMVVALSVAATTPTWPGVARTEAGYCRLPDHSATSGANPIDTASSLGWIHPFPPPGEREPTESERLDFAGFPNVSALDVVGRDGMLRQKVITTFTTNVDEVVTLTNAAALSDDGGLTFGPAGRTPLREAPVELLDGRFFATEYYLRRTGPHTARLGVLTSRSPDDQESWVRSESTLFTPGDLLPGGAAHGVPIQLADGTILITVYARYGDTGTYQAELYASRDGARTFERRGVIAGPSDGFVYNEAAVEQTMDGSLLAVLRRDGGPYSTLHQSRSTDDGRTWSPAAELRFSGQDCVVRGVAPRLLLTPGGVLVLSAGRPDNWLAVSPDGLGDEWLWPQVTYHNRDGIWDKHGSSGYTGIAALGPHTLIQVFDNCKLPGARPEGPLNETACPAHGRFENGGWYAIKRRLFTIAGPGTGLLDLAAMRRRGTLGVETTMRWTGHPGSRPSAAFDGGTGYWSSAVAPGRGRYVLHLDREYRLTRIGLSLRPGHAAGARVYVSRDGRSWGRPVVTIIDRTDYALRYSEIAATGRHVKIVTDPTSDCEPEIGRTCSMLNEVELYS; from the coding sequence ATGGCAAGATCCATGGTCGTGGCCCTGTCGGTGGCCGCGACGACGCCCACGTGGCCGGGCGTGGCGCGGACCGAGGCCGGTTACTGCCGGCTACCGGATCACTCCGCCACGAGTGGGGCTAACCCGATCGATACTGCTTCGTCACTCGGCTGGATTCACCCCTTCCCGCCGCCCGGCGAGCGGGAGCCGACAGAGTCCGAACGGCTCGACTTCGCGGGCTTCCCCAACGTGTCGGCACTCGACGTCGTGGGGCGCGACGGCATGCTCCGCCAGAAAGTGATCACGACCTTCACCACGAACGTGGACGAGGTCGTCACCCTCACCAACGCGGCGGCGCTCTCCGACGACGGCGGCCTGACGTTCGGCCCCGCAGGCCGGACGCCGCTGCGCGAGGCGCCCGTCGAACTGCTCGACGGCCGCTTCTTCGCCACCGAGTACTACCTGCGGCGGACCGGCCCGCACACGGCCCGGCTGGGCGTGCTCACCTCCAGGTCGCCGGACGACCAGGAGAGCTGGGTGCGCTCGGAGTCGACGCTGTTCACGCCCGGCGACCTGCTGCCCGGCGGGGCCGCGCACGGGGTGCCGATCCAGCTCGCCGACGGCACGATCCTGATCACGGTGTACGCCCGCTACGGCGACACGGGGACGTACCAGGCCGAGCTGTACGCCAGCCGGGACGGCGCGCGCACCTTCGAGCGGCGCGGCGTGATCGCGGGACCTTCGGACGGGTTCGTCTACAACGAGGCGGCCGTCGAGCAGACGATGGACGGCAGCCTGCTGGCGGTGCTGCGCCGCGACGGCGGCCCGTACTCCACGCTGCACCAGAGCCGCTCCACGGACGACGGCCGCACCTGGTCACCGGCCGCCGAGCTGCGCTTCAGCGGGCAGGACTGCGTGGTGCGTGGCGTGGCCCCGCGGCTGCTGCTCACCCCCGGCGGCGTCCTGGTGCTCAGCGCCGGGCGCCCGGACAACTGGCTGGCCGTCTCCCCCGACGGGCTCGGCGACGAATGGCTCTGGCCGCAGGTGACGTACCACAACCGCGACGGGATCTGGGACAAGCACGGCTCGTCCGGCTACACCGGGATCGCGGCGCTGGGCCCGCACACCCTGATCCAGGTGTTCGACAACTGCAAGCTGCCCGGGGCACGCCCTGAGGGGCCGCTGAACGAGACGGCCTGCCCGGCGCACGGGCGGTTCGAGAACGGCGGCTGGTACGCGATCAAGCGCCGGCTGTTCACGATCGCGGGGCCCGGCACAGGCCTGCTGGACCTGGCCGCCATGCGCCGGCGCGGGACGCTCGGCGTCGAGACCACCATGCGCTGGACCGGCCACCCCGGGTCGCGCCCCAGCGCGGCCTTCGACGGCGGCACCGGCTACTGGTCGAGTGCCGTCGCCCCCGGCCGCGGCCGGTACGTGCTGCACCTGGACCGGGAGTACCGGCTCACCCGCATCGGCCTCAGCCTGCGTCCGGGACACGCGGCCGGCGCCCGCGTGTACGTCTCCAGGGACGGCCGCTCATGGGGCCGCCCGGTCGTCACGATCATCGACAGGACGGACTACGCGCTCCGGTACTCGGAGATCGCCGCGACCGGCCGCCACGTCAAGATCGTCACCGACCCGACCTCCGACTGCGAGCCGGAGATCGGCCGGACGTGCAGCATGCTCAACGAGGTCGAGCTCTACTCATGA
- a CDS encoding acetylxylan esterase translates to MPLFDMPLEQLRGYLPDRDEPADFDAFWSRTLSEAREFDLGAEYVPHDLPFASVDVFDVSFAGWGGHRINGWFLVPRGVEGPVPCVMHYIGYSGGRGFPKDHLFWPAAGYAVFVMETRGHGGVNPGAPGTTGDPHGGATPQAPGMMTRGVLDPDDYYYRRVFTDAVRAVDAALEHPSVDASRVVVSGGSQGGGIAQATAALHPSVKAALIDVPFLTHFRRAVEITGRDPYQELVRFLSTRRDSADQVFRTLSYFDGVNFAARGQVPALYSVALMDDICPPSTVFAAYNHWRGPKEITVWPWNGHEGGGGYQSEEQLRYLHKLLGED, encoded by the coding sequence GTGCCACTGTTCGACATGCCGCTTGAGCAACTCCGCGGCTACCTGCCCGATCGCGACGAGCCCGCCGACTTCGACGCGTTCTGGTCACGCACCTTGAGCGAGGCCAGGGAGTTCGACCTGGGCGCGGAGTACGTCCCGCACGACCTGCCCTTCGCCTCCGTGGACGTGTTCGACGTCTCCTTCGCGGGCTGGGGCGGGCATCGGATCAACGGGTGGTTCCTGGTGCCGCGTGGCGTCGAGGGTCCGGTGCCGTGCGTGATGCACTACATCGGCTACAGCGGCGGGCGCGGGTTCCCGAAGGATCACCTGTTCTGGCCGGCCGCGGGGTACGCGGTGTTCGTGATGGAGACGCGCGGCCACGGCGGCGTGAACCCCGGCGCCCCCGGCACCACGGGCGACCCGCACGGCGGCGCCACGCCGCAGGCGCCGGGCATGATGACCCGGGGCGTCCTCGACCCGGACGACTACTACTACCGGCGGGTCTTCACCGACGCCGTCAGGGCGGTGGACGCCGCGCTCGAGCATCCATCGGTCGACGCGAGCCGCGTCGTCGTGTCCGGCGGCAGCCAGGGCGGCGGCATCGCCCAGGCGACGGCCGCGCTGCACCCGTCGGTCAAGGCGGCGCTCATCGACGTGCCGTTCCTGACCCACTTCCGCCGGGCCGTCGAGATCACCGGGAGGGACCCGTACCAGGAGCTGGTCCGGTTCCTGTCCACCCGGAGGGACAGCGCCGACCAGGTGTTCCGCACGCTGTCGTACTTCGACGGCGTCAACTTCGCCGCGCGCGGCCAGGTGCCCGCGCTCTACTCCGTGGCGCTGATGGACGACATCTGCCCGCCGTCCACGGTGTTCGCCGCGTACAACCACTGGCGGGGCCCGAAGGAGATCACCGTGTGGCCGTGGAACGGCCACGAGGGCGGCGGCGGGTACCAGTCCGAGGAGCAGCTGCGTTACCTGCACAAGCTGCTCGGCGAGGACTGA
- a CDS encoding DUF4142 domain-containing protein translates to MRTLLLAAVAVAALGGCAGTPTDTAGLAPRTDSQPSEQDRAWMRGIHEGNLAEMQMGQLGVTKGGTKQIRAVGKLIVRDHTEFDTKVTKAATQLGIKLPESPTADQRADIVRLKDAPRQSFDQEFLAIMTNAHTQAISATQTEIASGSSPAVVALARSAVPTLEKHLAALRQAEGGSPGPSSSPGTETPVSPMTPTGHE, encoded by the coding sequence ATGCGCACTCTGTTGCTGGCAGCCGTGGCCGTCGCCGCCCTCGGAGGGTGCGCCGGCACGCCGACGGACACCGCGGGCCTGGCGCCGCGAACCGACTCGCAGCCGTCCGAGCAGGACAGGGCCTGGATGCGGGGGATCCACGAGGGCAATCTGGCCGAGATGCAGATGGGGCAGCTCGGCGTGACCAAGGGCGGCACGAAGCAGATCAGGGCGGTCGGCAAGCTGATCGTCAGAGACCACACCGAGTTCGACACCAAGGTCACCAAGGCGGCCACGCAGCTCGGCATCAAGCTGCCCGAGTCCCCGACCGCCGATCAGCGTGCCGACATAGTGCGGCTGAAGGACGCCCCGCGTCAGAGCTTCGACCAGGAGTTCCTCGCCATCATGACCAACGCGCACACGCAGGCGATCTCCGCCACCCAGACGGAGATCGCCAGCGGCTCGTCGCCGGCGGTGGTGGCGCTGGCCAGGTCCGCGGTGCCGACACTGGAGAAACACCTGGCCGCGCTGCGGCAGGCCGAGGGCGGCAGCCCGGGGCCGTCATCGTCCCCCGGCACGGAGACGCCCGTGTCGCCGATGACCCCCACAGGTCATGAGTAG
- a CDS encoding Fe-S cluster assembly protein HesB — protein MLTLTANAAQAIRDLTAAAPEPSQSGIRISSQGEGASALTLTLATAPEPADEVVETEGARVYLDPVAASVLDDKSLDAGADDQGSVSFLVKEQSA, from the coding sequence GTGCTCACCCTTACAGCCAACGCAGCCCAGGCGATCCGCGATCTGACCGCGGCCGCGCCCGAGCCTTCCCAGAGCGGGATTCGCATCTCGTCTCAGGGGGAGGGCGCGAGCGCGCTCACCCTGACGCTGGCCACCGCGCCGGAGCCGGCGGACGAGGTGGTCGAGACCGAGGGGGCGCGGGTCTACCTCGACCCGGTGGCCGCCAGTGTGCTGGACGACAAGTCTCTTGACGCCGGAGCCGATGACCAGGGGAGCGTGTCGTTCCTGGTCAAGGAGCAGTCGGCTTGA